From the genome of Cryptococcus tetragattii IND107 chromosome 6, whole genome shotgun sequence, one region includes:
- a CDS encoding nicotinate (nicotinamide) nucleotide adenylyltransferase, translating to MASNGFKSPAPVLPAMGLHSFHNDSPPFAGAATSEMPDIPSLSLETQQYTRPALSTNPLARQQGLSRTASNTSQTGSNPQPVPSGPSETPSKAISSLKSIQPPTPPAPTTLDDELSSSRSRRLISGYLFGNPPSPTGACPEISGVTAASHTSTAEESRDPMMSRRFSPTLERARDVDRRMADELDSPPLTEGSQIDPRDALEMDSTPPPPSSESPKPADSDLVSMNEPLSSNIGAGALEGRGKRRMSERTRKQETGYDALEGRNDGEADLDLSAPQAEGGGSGAYLAGKAEYRFPRHRLRTKMHDESKIPLVIVACGSFSPPTYLHLRMFEMAKDEIVESQTYEIMAGYYSPVSSYYKKSGLAPARHRVRMCELAVEHTSTWLMVDPWEAGQPEYQRTAIVLDHFDEMLNGGEHGKGGLVMRNGTRRRYKIMLLAGGDLIESFGEPGVWSEPDLHVILGRFGCLIVERAGSDVWAFLLSHDILYHHRRNVVVIKQLIYNDISSTKVRLFVRRGMSIKYLLPNSVIQYIQDNKLYHGSDPKGMIGKH from the exons ATGGCTTCCAACGGATTCAAGTCGCCCGCCCCAGTCCTTCCCGCCATGGGGCTAcactctttccacaacGACTC GCCACCATTCGCAGGTGCAGCCACTTCTGAAATGCCAGacatcccttccctctcccttgaAACCCAGCAATACACTCGTCCTGCCCTTTCGACCAACCCTTTGGCGCGCCAACAAGGTCTTTCTCGCACAGCATCGAATACCTCTCAAACTGGTTCAAACCCCCAGCCTGTACCTTCTGGGCCTAGTGAGACACCATCCAAAGCCATCTCGTCACTCAAGAGCATTCAGCCCCCGACGCCACCTGCGCCCACCACATTAGACGACGAACTTTCGTCTTCCCGATCACGTCGACTCATATCAGGCTACCTCTTTGGCAACCCTCCTTCACCCACAGGTGCTTGTCCAGAGATTTCCGGAGTTACTGCGGCTTCTCATACATCAACAGCGGAGGAGAGCCGTGATCCTATGATGAGCCGCAGATTTAGTCCGACTTTGGAGAGAGCTCGTGATGTTGACCGCAGGATGGCAGACGAACTTGATTCTCCGCCTTTGACTGAGGGTAGCCAGATTGACCCGAGAGATGCCCTTGAAATGGACAGTACACCTCCGCCGCCTTCTTCCGAATCCCCCAAACCAGCAGACAGCGACCTCGTATCGATGAACGAACCTCTGTCTTCAAATATTGGAGCTGGGGCTctggaagggagagggaagaggcgaATGTCTGAACGGACGAGAAAGCAGGAAACAGGTTACGATGCgctggaagggaggaatgatggagaggcAGATCTTGATTTGAGTGCCCCTCAGGCGGAAGGTGGCGGTAGTGGGGCGTACCTTGCGGGGAAGGCGGAGTACCGATTCCCTCGACACAGACTGAGAACAAAGATGCATG ACGAAAGCAAAATTCCCCTAGTCATCGTCGCTTGTggctccttctcccctcctACCtacctccatctccgtATGTTCGAGATGGCCAAAGACGAAATTGTCGAGTCTCAGACGTACGAAATCATGGCCGGCTACTACTCCCCCGTATCATCATACTATAAGAAATCCGGTCTTGCCCCCGCCCGTCATCGAGTACGCATGTGCGAGCTCGCCGTTGAACATACTTCCACTTGGCTCATGGTTGACCCTTGGGAAGCCGGTCAACCAGAATATCAGCGTACAGCCATCGTACTTGACCATTTCGATGAGATGCTCAACGGTGGTGAACACGGTAAAGGCGGGCTTGTGATGCGCAATGGGACGAGGAGACGGTACAAGATTATGCTTCTTGCGGGAGGTGATTTGATTGAGAGTTTTGGTGAACCAGGAGTGTGGAGTGAACCGGATTTACACGTGATCCTGGGCAGATTTGGGTGTTTAATTGTAGAAAGAGCTGGGTCAGATGTCTGGGCGTTCTTGCTTTCTCATGATATACTGTATCATCACAG ACGTAATGTGGTCGTCATAAAGCAACTGATTTACAACGATATTTCGTCTACCAAAGTCCGATTATTCGTCCGCAGGGGTATGAGTATTAA ATACTTATTACCTAATAGTGTAATTCAATACATACAAGATAACAAGCTCTACCACGGGAGCGATCCAAAGGGGATGATTGGGAAGCATTAG